The following coding sequences are from one Haloarcula taiwanensis window:
- a CDS encoding branched-chain amino acid ABC transporter permease, which translates to MAARDYYNRGQNIVYNRPVLVLFAVIGVFLVFDIFRQLETGTIAATDLMSYLWNGLVLGMSLGLAGVGLSMTYSILNFANFAHGDLITSGAFAGWATAFLIAGLGEFSVEALVLIGGPIAVGSNELGINVVNTPLALLAGLLVAAVLTAALSLLLDRIVFRPMRSADGVTLMIASVGVALFLRNLITYSFLTDSRGLTGGNVPQFTLAGVTFGGHQITLVVVAALLMLATHVLLQYTKIGTAMRAMAANKDLAKVTGIPTERVVKLTWSIGGGLTGCAGFLIALQQGTLTVTMGWDLLLLVFAAVILGGVGSIYGAMVGGVILGIVSRLALVWIPASFLLVAAFVMMIVMLLVRPSGLFSGRTTA; encoded by the coding sequence ATGGCGGCCCGAGACTACTACAACCGTGGACAGAATATAGTGTACAACCGCCCAGTACTCGTTCTATTCGCGGTTATCGGCGTGTTTCTCGTCTTCGATATCTTTCGACAGTTAGAAACTGGCACGATTGCCGCCACAGATCTCATGAGCTATCTCTGGAACGGCCTGGTACTCGGGATGTCGCTTGGACTGGCTGGCGTCGGCCTCTCAATGACATACAGCATCCTCAATTTCGCGAACTTCGCCCACGGAGACTTGATTACGAGCGGTGCGTTCGCCGGATGGGCGACGGCGTTTCTGATTGCCGGCCTAGGTGAATTTTCCGTCGAAGCGCTCGTCCTCATCGGCGGCCCGATCGCAGTCGGCTCGAACGAACTTGGAATAAACGTCGTCAATACCCCACTGGCCCTGCTGGCTGGCTTACTCGTCGCTGCGGTCCTGACAGCTGCCCTTTCGCTCTTGCTGGACCGAATCGTGTTCAGGCCGATGCGTAGCGCCGACGGTGTGACGCTGATGATCGCCAGCGTCGGTGTCGCACTGTTTCTTCGTAATCTCATCACCTATTCGTTCCTGACTGATAGCCGCGGACTGACAGGCGGAAACGTCCCCCAGTTTACTCTGGCGGGTGTCACGTTTGGCGGACACCAGATTACGCTGGTCGTCGTCGCCGCACTCCTGATGCTTGCTACCCACGTTCTGCTCCAGTACACCAAAATCGGCACCGCGATGCGTGCAATGGCTGCGAACAAAGACCTCGCGAAAGTCACAGGCATCCCGACAGAGCGCGTCGTCAAACTCACCTGGAGTATCGGCGGCGGGCTTACCGGGTGTGCAGGCTTTCTTATCGCATTACAGCAGGGAACGCTCACAGTAACAATGGGATGGGACCTGCTGTTACTGGTGTTCGCAGCGGTCATCCTCGGCGGTGTCGGTTCGATTTACGGGGCAATGGTCGGCGGTGTCATCCTCGGAATCGTGAGCCGACTCGCACTCGTCTGGATTCCGGCCAGTTTCCTTCTGGTCGCGGCGTTCGTTATGATGATCGTCATGCTGCTCGTCCGCCCGTCGGGGCTGTTCAGCGGGAGGACG
- a CDS encoding aspartate aminotransferase, translating to MSQYAARVEAMDISGIREVFEAAGEDAINLGLGQPDFPTPEHAREAAVSAIQDGMGDSYTSNKGIPELRAAISDRYATDNGQDIPPENIIATAGASEAIHVAIEAHVRPGDEVLCPDPGFLAYEQLVLLAGGEPKRVELRDDLTLDPAAVEDAITENTSLFIVNSPANPTGAVQSKRDMAEFARIADEHELICLSDEVYEKIVFDGEHHSPAEFATSDRVIQASACSKTYSMTGWRLGWVAASAERIERMLRVHQYVQACASAPSQYAAEAALTGPQEPVREMVSAFEERRNVLLDGLEDIGLDTPVPKGAFYAMPHVPDGWTQKVLDNDVIVVPGEAFGPSGRGQARISYATSTAELKEALEVMRTVTNSL from the coding sequence ATGTCTCAGTACGCAGCACGCGTCGAAGCGATGGATATCAGTGGCATCCGTGAAGTCTTCGAGGCGGCAGGCGAAGACGCAATAAATCTGGGTCTCGGCCAGCCTGATTTTCCCACTCCAGAGCACGCTCGGGAGGCAGCGGTGAGTGCGATTCAGGATGGGATGGGTGATTCATACACCTCCAACAAGGGGATTCCAGAACTCAGAGCGGCTATTAGTGACCGCTACGCCACCGACAACGGGCAGGACATCCCGCCCGAAAACATCATTGCTACTGCCGGGGCAAGTGAGGCCATTCACGTTGCAATCGAGGCCCATGTCCGGCCAGGCGACGAAGTGCTTTGCCCTGACCCCGGATTTCTGGCCTATGAACAACTGGTCTTACTCGCCGGCGGCGAACCAAAGCGGGTCGAGCTCAGGGACGACCTGACACTCGACCCCGCCGCCGTTGAGGATGCCATCACGGAGAACACGTCGCTGTTTATCGTTAACAGTCCAGCGAACCCTACCGGCGCGGTGCAATCGAAGCGAGACATGGCAGAGTTCGCGCGGATCGCGGACGAACACGAGCTTATCTGCCTCTCCGATGAAGTCTACGAGAAGATTGTCTTCGACGGTGAACACCATTCGCCGGCTGAATTTGCCACCTCTGATAGGGTAATCCAGGCCAGCGCGTGCTCGAAAACGTACTCGATGACAGGCTGGCGGCTCGGTTGGGTAGCGGCCAGTGCAGAGCGAATCGAGCGGATGCTTCGAGTGCACCAGTACGTGCAGGCGTGTGCCAGCGCTCCCTCACAGTACGCTGCCGAAGCGGCGCTTACTGGCCCCCAGGAACCGGTTCGAGAGATGGTGTCTGCTTTCGAGGAACGACGAAACGTTCTCCTCGATGGGCTGGAGGATATCGGCCTCGACACGCCGGTGCCGAAGGGGGCGTTCTACGCGATGCCTCACGTCCCAGACGGGTGGACCCAGAAGGTGCTGGACAACGATGTCATCGTGGTCCCTGGCGAGGCGTTTGGGCCGAGTGGACGGGGACAGGCGCGAATTTCGTATGCCACGAGTACAGCTGAACTGAAAGAGGCGCTGGAAGTGATGCGAACGGTCACGAATTCGCTGTAG